AGCTCTCGACATCCAGCGGCCGGAATAGAGGGCGTAACAACCATGATCGCAAAAGGGCAGACCGGTACTGAACTCTCTCAGATAGCTTGCGTGAATTGGCTCACAGCAAAGCATGCAGAACGTTTTCGGACATGGCGTTCTGCCGTTCACCAGAATAAACCTCATGTGGCGCCTCCCAACGCGAAGCATTACAATGCCACTATGTGATCGTTGAACACCTAAGCGGCTCGCAACCAGCGGAGCCATCTATGGTCGGCCTCCCTGCGCACTCTGAACCGGTCGACGCACTTCCTGGAGCAGAGCGCCGTACGCCAGCAGTAGTAGCGAATAAGCCCAAACTTTCCGCCGCAGACGGCGCAGCAACCCGCCGAACCGTGGTGAGGATTCTTGGAGCTCTTGCCCATTCTGGCCTCCTGTCGATATCGCGTGAATAATTCTCCGAGCTTTCCACATAGCACCGCGACCACACGCGAAGTGCGGCGTCGGCGATGGCGTTGGCTTGCAATGTCTCGCGGCGGATACGGACGCCAGGCGCAAGAGCTTGCCTCTGATGCGCGCCTCAAGGCGAAGCGGCTCGTTCTTGGCCGTATCGGTGTGCTTCGCCAGCGAGTACCAGCAGAGGAGGTGTGCAACAGCCGTGCCAGATCTTCGAGGGCTTCTATCGGATCGTCTTCTGCGCCAGCAGAAGACAGAGCTGGACGACATTGGATGATTGCGGGTATCGCCCTGAGACCGGTCGCGTTGCAAATTGCGACGACGACGCAAAATGAGACTTTGTGCGAACCGCGCGGGTATTCGTCCAGCCCCGCAGCATTTGCGCCGCAACATGAGCAGTCTGCGCGGTTGCCTGGACAGACGGAGGGACGTCAAATCCATCGCGAGGAGTGCATTCTCGCGATGGATGACTTGGTTCTGAATTAAGGAATTAAGACAGCGCGTCCATGAATCTTGCCGGCGTTGAGATCGTGCAACGCCTTGTTCGCATCCGCCAGGCGATATTCGGCGGTCGCGAGTTCAACCAAACCTCGCTCCGCGAGGGCCATCAACTCCGTTAGCTCGGCCCATGTGCCGACCAGATTTCCGATGATGTTTTTCTCGGTAATCACCATGTCGACGGTCGGAACACGGATGTCCTCACCATAGCCAACGACGTAATAGCTGCCCATCGGACGGGTCATCGCCAGGCCTTTGGATGTCGTGCCCTTCTCGCCGACGAAATCGATCACCGCTTCCGCGCCGTTTCCGGCAGTCAGAGCCAGCACCGCTGCCACTTCGTTGCCGTCGGCCTTCACCAGATGATCGGCGCCGGACTTTTCGGCCAATTTCAGCGACGCTTCGGACTTGTCCACCACGATAACGTCGGCCGCACACATCGCCTTGAGGCACTGGATTCCGATGTGGCCCAAGCCACCCGCTCCAATAACGACGCAGGATTCGCCCGGCAGAAGGTGACGCGTGGCCTTCTTGATCGCTCGATAGGCCGTGAGGCCCGCATCCGCGTAGGGCGCCACATCCTTCGGCGCGAGCGTCCGCGGCAGCGGCACGATATTGCGTTCCGAGGTGCAAAGGAATTCCGCGTAGCCGCCGTTGCAATCGAGACCCGGAAAAGTGCCGGGACCGTGCATGTCGAAGCCACGACGACAGGCGAGACACGTGCCGCCGGTGATCTTCGGATGAACGATTACCGGGTCGCCTTTCTTCAGGCCCTCAACTTCCTTGCCAACCTCTTCGATCCAGCCTGCATTTTCGTGTCCCATGATGATGGGTAGCAGTTTGTCGCCGGTCGGATCCATATGCGGCTTCCAGACGCCTTCGATGATATGAAGATCGGTCCTGCAGACACCCGCGCCGCCGATACGGACGATGACGTCCGTAGATTTGGTCAGCTTGGGATCCGGCACTCTTTCCTCGCTGACCCACTGGTCGTTGGAAAGCTTCTCGTCATACGCTCTCAATACTTGGGCTCTCATCATCTCCTCCGTTTCCTCGGCGACCTTCGGGTCTCCATCGGCGACGGTGCCTCAGCATTTTCTGTGCCAGTGGGCTTAATTCGCGGCGCCGACCAGCCAATCCTTCGAAATGGATAGCCGCAGTGCTGCGGTGCACCGCGGAACATGTCGATCGTTCGCAATGAAACAACCCGTTACTACCAAGTATGGATTTGTGTCCTCTAAGGTCCTCCATCATCACGGAGGATCGATGGCCAAGTTCGGCTCAATAAGAGTAATGGCGGCCGGCGTTTGCACTGCATTTCTTGTTGCGCCAACAGCCAGCGCTCAGATGCCGCTGCCAGCCGCCAAGCCTCTCGACGGCGCAATGCTGTTCAAACACCAATGCGCCACGTGCCATACCACGAACCTGTCGGACCCAGTCCGACAGGGGCCATCACTTTACAAGGTCGTCGGACGTTCCGCCGGCAGGGCGGACGGGTTTCACTACTCGGATGGATTCGCCAAAGCAGACTTCGTCTGGGACGACGCGAGGCTTGATGCCTGGCTGACAAATCCGCAGGCGCTGATTCCGGGTGCGGTGATGGCCTATCGGCAAGCCAAACCGGAAACTCGCGCTGCGATTATCGCCTACCTCAAGGAGCTCAACTGAATGGCCAAACCGGTTCACTCGATGATCCGCGTGCTCGATGAAGCGAAATCGCTCGACTTCTACAAGCGTGCTTTTGGGCTCGATGTCGCAGATCATCTGAAGTTTTCCGACTTCGCACTGATCTATCTGCGCCATCCGTCTTCACCGTTCGAGGTCGAGCTGACCGTCAATTTCGATCGAAAAGCGGCTTACGCGCTGGGCGACGGCTACGGCCATCTTGCAGTCGTCGTCGACGACGTTGACGCGGAACACAAGCGTTTCGAACGCGAGAATCTATCACCGGGACCTCTGCGCGACTTCAAGCATGACGGCGCGACTCTGGCGCGTTTCTTCTTCGTCGCCGATCCGGACGGATACAAGATCGAAGTGATCCAGCGGGGCGGTCGCTTCGGCTAATTGCAATAAACAAGACATGCCACGGAGGAAACTCATGAGAGAAGTCGATCGTCGCAGCAAATATGATCGCCGCGTGTTCCTGAAGGGGGCGGCTGCAACGGCACCGGCGGTTGCAATCGCGACCAGTATGGGCCTCGGCGTCAGCGACGCGTGGGCCGATGACGCGACCACGCTGACACCAGCGACGCTGAAGACCCTGGTGAAGATGGCGCGCGACATCTATCCACACGATTTCCTCGGCGACAGCTATTACATCACCGCGGTGAAGCCGTGGGACGGCAAGGCAGCCAAGGATCCCGCCATCAAGTCGCTGATCTCCGACGGCATTACCCAGCTCGATAGAGCGGCCAACGACCGTCACAAGGTCCCCTATGTGCAGGTGCAATGGGAGAACGACCGGGTCGCACTGCTCCAGCAGATCGAGCAGACCGCATTCTTCCAGAAGATCCGCAGCGACCTCGTCGTCTCGCTCTACATCCAGAAAGAGGTCTGGCCGAAATTCGGCTACGAGGGCTCCTCGGCCGAGCATGGCGGCTACATCAAGCGCGGCTTCGCCGACATCGATTGGCTCCCGAAAGTCTAGGCTGCGAGCGGTTTGGAGAAAATAACATGGCAAAATTCGATCTCAATGACAGCGGCGTGGTCGTCATCGTCGGCTCCGGCGCAGGCGGGGGAACGCTCGGCAACGAGCTCGCGCAAAAAGGCGTCAAGGTCGTCATCCTCGAAGCCGGTCCGCGTGTCGAGAACCAGGACTTCGTCAACGACGAGTGGGAGAGCTTCGGGCAGCTCGCCTGGTCGGACATGCGCACGACATCGGGAAGCTGGCGCGTCGCCAAGGATTTCCCGAACCTGCCAGCCTGGATCGTGAAGGCAGTCGGTGGTTCGACCACTCATTGGGCCGGCGCGTCGCTGCGCTTCGACGAGCACGAGTTCAGGATCAAGTCGGCCTACGGCGAAATTCCCGGCGCGAACCTGCTGGACTGGCCGATCACGCTCGCGGAGATGGAGCCGTACTACGCCAAGGCCGAGGACAAGATGGGCGTGACGCGGACCAACGGCATCCCGGGCCTGCCTGGCAATAATAATTTCAAGGTGCTGGAGGCCGGCGCCAAGAAACTTGGCTATAAGGACGTCCACACCGGGCGAATGGCGATCAACAGCGAGCCGCGCGATGGCCGCGGCTCTTGCCAGCAGATCGGCTTCTGCTTCCAGGGCTGCAAGTCCGGCGCAAAGTGGTCGACGCTCTACACCGAGATTCCTAAGGGCGAGGCCACCGGCAATCTCGAAGTGCGACCGGGCAGCATGGTGATCAAGATCGAGCATGACGCGTCTGGCAAGGTGACTGGCGTGGTCTATGCCGACGAGACCGGCACGATGCAGCGCCAGAAGGCCCGCATTGTGGCGGTCGCCGGTAACTCGATCGAGAGCCCGCGGCTATTGCTCAACAGCGCCTCCAACATGTTCTCCGATGGGCTCGCCAACTCATCGGGCCAAGTCGGCCGCAACTACATGCGGCACATGACCGGCAGCGTCTACGCCGTCTTCGAGAAGTCGGTGCACATGTATCGCGGCACCACCATGGCCGGCATCGTCCGCGATGAGGCCAGGAACGATCCGAAGCGCGGCTTCGTCGGCGGCTACGAGATGGAAACGTTGTCGATCGGCCTGCCCTTCATGGCCGCGTTCCTCAATCCCGGCGGCTGGGGTCGCCCCTTCACGTCAGCGATGGAGGGCTATCCGCGCATGGCCGGCATGTGGCTCGTCGGCGAAGACATGCCGCAAGCGACCAACCGGATCACGCTCGATCCGAAGGTCAAGGACAAGTTCGGCATGCCGGTCGCGAACGTCCATTTCGACGATCATCCGAACGACATCGCGATGCGTGCCCATGCCTACAAGCAGGGGGCCGCCGTCTACGAAGCCGTCGGCGCCACCGTAACCTACCCGACACCGCCCTATCCGAGCACACACAACCTCGGCACCAACCGCATGAGCGAGAAGCCCAGGGACGGCGTGGTGAACAAGTTCGGCCAGACTCACGACATCAAGAACTTGTTCATCTCCGACGGCAGTCAATTCACCTCGGGCGCAGCCTGCAATCCGACGCTGTCGATCGTATCGCTGGCAATCCGGCAGGCGGACTACATAGCTGCCGCAATGCAGAAGAAGGAGATCTAAGTTCGTCTACGGGCAAGCAGCTCTGTCACTTGAAAAGTGCCAGAGCTGCTTCTTCATGCCGCTTGCGCTCCAAGGCGGAGAGCCGGGACTCCGGCTCGCTGCTCCGCAACACTGATATCGGCGTAACGAAATCACTCTTCGTACTGTCGCCACTGGAGCGATAGATCAGGCAGCAACATCGCAAGAGCGAGGTGAAATTGTTCACTTCGCCGTAATGCTCAAGGACCTCATTGTGAAGAGTTGTCAGAAATTTGGCGAGGCTCATCCTCTCCTTTGCTGCAATCTCTTCCAACGTGTCCCAAAATGCGAGTTCGAGACGAATGGATGTGCAGTGCCCTCCAATCCGCAGCGAACGGGTCTGCGTTTCGTAGTTGCGTTGAGGCTGTCGCGCGAACAGATTGCACATGGCCGTTCCCCTCGGATGCTCTACTTCTTTTATATGGCACAATCGGAAGCAGCAAGCCACAGCAGTGCCAGCCGAGTGCACCTGGGGTTCTGCGCCTAGGAGTTCTGACAGCCGGATTGACCGGCTACATGCGCTGCCGCGGAAGATCTTGAGGATCAGAATATATCGGCAGACCGGCTGGGTTCACGAGAATCCAATCCGCGCGCGGCTCTGAACCCTCAACAAGTGAGCGACTCGCTGCTGGCAAACGCATTGTCTACGCGGTGGACGTTGCCCCAAGCACTGAGTGCGACGGTAGACCCCTTACGAAATCTATGAATGCGCGCAACGGCGCCGGCACGAGACGTCGGCCAGGATAGTAGAGAAAGGGACCCGAAAAGCTTTGCCACCAGGGTTCGAGCACCGGCTCGAGCTGACCCCTGGCGAGATAGGGGTGCAGCCAGTCCTCGAAAAGGGTGATGATGCCGGTACCGGCGATAGCCGCGGCAACGGCGAGATCTGTCGCCGTCCCGACGCTGACCAGCAGAGGTCCTTTGGGCTCGACGCGAACGATTTCGCCCTCACGTTCAAACTCCCACGGGGCCGTCATCGCACCGGACGAAAAACGGCCGCCAAGACAAGCGTAGTTAAGGAGGTCGCGAGGATGATTGGGCCGGCCGTGGCGATCAAGATAGTTTGGAGAGGCAGCGGTTGCGAAGCGCTGAATGCGAGGTCCGATCGGTATGGCCATCATATCCTGCTCCAGACGTTCGTCGTATCTGATGCCGGCATCGCAACCCGCCGCCAGAACGTCGATGAAACTATCCTCCGCAATGATCTCCAGCCGAATGTCGGGATAGGCCGCGAGGAAGCGCGGCACGATGGTGGGCAGCACGAGGCGTGCCGCGCTGACGGGTACGTTGAGACGCAGCGTGCCTGCAGGCCTGTCGCGGTAGTTGTTGACGACGTCGACGGCAGCTTCCACCGCGGCGAATGCTGGTCCGAGCCGCTCGAGGAGACGCTGACCCGCCTCGGTGGGCGCCACGGTTCGCGTCGTTCGGTTCAACAATCTGACGCCGAGTTGCGCTTCCAGCCTGGTTACCGCTTCGCTGAGCCCTGACGCACTGGCCCCGCTCGAGCGAGCTCCGTCGCGAAAGCCACCGGCCCGCGCGACGGTCACAAAAGCGTTCAGTTCACCCAGATCGACTTTCACTGTTCGCTTCTCCGAACGACCCGTTCGGATTGTACCCAGTTATCGAGCACGCGGGCAACGTCTACCTACCGACCATTGGATTTTATGGAGATGACCTATGCCCAACCCCGCCCCGACTGCCAGCTTTGACCTCGGAGACCGCCGCGTGAAGCGGCTTGGCTACGGCGCCATGCAGCTTGCTGGCCCCCACGTGTTCGGTCCGCCCCGGGATCGCGCCGCGGCATTGGCAGTCCTGCGAGCAGCCATCGCGTCGGGCGTGAATCATATCGACACAGCCGACTTCTACGGCCCGCATGTCACGAACCAGCTGATCCGGGAGGCGCTGCACCCCTATCCCAAAGACCTCGTCATCGTCACCAAAATCGGCGCCCGACGCGGCGCGGACGCTTCATGGAATCCGGCCGTCTCGCGCGAAGAGCTCACCCAGGCGGTCCACGACAATCTGAGCAATCTCGGGCTCGACGCGCTCGATGTCGTCAATTTTCGCGTCATGATCGACGCGCATGGTCCGGCCGAGGGCTCGATCGAAGCGCCGCTGAACGTCTTGGCGGATCTGCAACGTCAGGGCCTGATAAGGCATATTGGGCTGAGCAACGTGACCGCCGCGCAGGTCGCGGAAGGACGCAAGATTTGCAAGATCGTCTGCGTGCAGAACCAATACAATCTGGCCCACAGGTCTGACGACGCCTTGATCGACGACCTTGCCCGTGACGGCATCGCCTACGTGCCGTTCTTTCCGCTCGGCGGGTTCACCCCCCTGCAATCGTCCACTCTAACCGATGTCGCTGCAAGCCTCGGTGCAACGCCCATGCAGGTCGCGCTTGCTTGGCTGCTTCGTCGCTCGCCCAACATCCTCCTTATCCCCGGCACTTCGTCCGTCGCGCATCTGCGCGAGAATCTCGCCGCAGCCGAACTCGATTTGCCGGATGATGCGATCGATGAGCTGAATGGCCTTGCCGGCAGTCCCGGTTGAGCGGTTTTCAGGCGCAGCATGGTGCCAGTGCTGCCTCATGCCAAATTGGGGCCGACAGTATGAAAATGGAAAACGCTCATGGACATCGGGCGCCGCAATGCCTTCAAGACCCTGGTCGGTGCGACCCTCGCCGCCGCAACGGCCCCGCAGGCTCTCGCACGTTCTGTCGAGATTGAATCCCGGATTGCCCGCTTGAATGGCTGCGACATTCATTATCGGGTCGCGGGTTCCGGTCCCACCGTCATGCTGCTCCACGGCTGGCCACAAACGTCCTTCGCATGGCTAGGCGTGATGCACAGGTTGGCCGACCTATACCGCTTGATCGCGCCCGACATCAGGGGCACGGGCCTCTCGGAAAAAACGGTATCGAGGTTTTGGATCAGCCTTGGACCGACAGCCTTACCCTGGTCGCATTCAGCGCTGTGTGGACCAGGCGCACTCGGATGCAACACGACTCTTGGCCCAATAATTCGCCCCAATATCCTATTCCACGATGCGCGGATTTTCGATCTGTACCACGTTCGCCGACGCATGCATCTTGCCGAGAAGAAAGCCGCAGAGACCACGCTCTGCTTTGAAATAGGATCGAGAATGAAAGATCGGCCATATAGCCGCTGACGACTTGTCGGAATGGCCGTCGCGAAGGGTGCCCAAGCCATTGAAAAGCTTGGTGGGCGCACCAGGGCTCGAACCTGGGACCCGCTGATTAAGAGTCACGCTGTTGGCCTTGATTTCTCAAGAGAATTTTTCCAACTGAGCCAAAATCCGGTCATTAGAGATCAATGGCTTAGATTGAAAAATCCAACTGTGCACGCGTGTCGGGGGTGGTAGATCCCTCGGCGGTGTTGAAGGCGACGATGCGCACCGGATGGCTGTACACGCCGTCCAAGAGGTCGCGGATTAGCATCTCGCGATACGTACCCTCATCATCATCGGTCTCGTCCCAGGCGCGGCCTACCCATGCCCCAAAGGCGTCCAGTAATACGAGATACATGTCATGGTCCGCATCCTGCGGCACGATCGATGATGGCGAGCGCTGCGACGACGCCACTTCGAAGCGGACTTTCTTCGCATTCCGACTCTCTTCGAATGTATGGGGCTGTGAGCGTCGTCGCATGGCGCGCTCCTTCCAAGCTAGAGTGAGGCGGGAGCGCCTGATGGGCGATCTCATCACCGATACTGACTGGGGTCCGCGCGGTGATGGCGCTTAACGTCTGTCCGGATTGCAGGTTGCTATTCGATCGAGAACATTGACCAAGCCGCCCAGGTAGTCCCGAGAACGTCGGCTAAGCCATGGTGTGTTCTCTGTTAATTGAAAGTAATGTCCGTTGAGGGGCATAGGCTGAATTTCCTCACGCCGATCGGAAGCCCCATCTGCCCCGCAGAGCGGACATCCGGCGCTTATGATGGAACCGCCAATCATCCCGAACCAATGGCCTCCCTCAACCGGCGCACGCTACCGCGCATCTGATGCATGCTGTAACCCGGCAGCAGCTCATTCTGAGGAGGATTGCAATGACGGTTCGCATCGCCGTGCTCGCCGCTCTCGCCTCGTGCTTTGCAATACCCGCTCTGGCGCAATCGCCGCGCCTGCCGGCAATTCCACTTGAGAGTGCGAGGATGCGCAGAAGAAAGCCGCCGCCGAGTTCGAGGCGGCCATCAAGAGACCGCCGTGCGGACCCTTCGAGAAGCTAATGTACAGCCCCGAAGCGATGGTCGCCGCCCGGGAGATGGGTAGTTATCTGTGCCGCAAGTCGGCTATCGGCACGACCTTGAGCGAACTCGTGATCCTCGTGGCCGCCCGCGAATAGTCACAGGATTTCGAATGGAGTTCGCACGCTCCCATCGCCCTGGAAGCCGGTATCGCCAAGGCGATCGTTGACGCGATCGCAGATGGTCGTCGCCCCCGGGGCATGAGCGCCGACGTGTTACGACTTCTCAATCGAGCTTCTCCGCAACAAACCCGTGTCGGACCCGACCTATGAGCGGGCCAAGTCCCGCTTCGGCGACAAGGGCCCTCGATCTCGCGGCTATCAGCGGCTGTTACACTTTCATAGCAATGGTACTGAACGCCG
This region of Bradyrhizobium sp. CCGUVB1N3 genomic DNA includes:
- a CDS encoding NAD(P)-dependent alcohol dehydrogenase, which gives rise to MRAQVLRAYDEKLSNDQWVSEERVPDPKLTKSTDVIVRIGGAGVCRTDLHIIEGVWKPHMDPTGDKLLPIIMGHENAGWIEEVGKEVEGLKKGDPVIVHPKITGGTCLACRRGFDMHGPGTFPGLDCNGGYAEFLCTSERNIVPLPRTLAPKDVAPYADAGLTAYRAIKKATRHLLPGESCVVIGAGGLGHIGIQCLKAMCAADVIVVDKSEASLKLAEKSGADHLVKADGNEVAAVLALTAGNGAEAVIDFVGEKGTTSKGLAMTRPMGSYYVVGYGEDIRVPTVDMVITEKNIIGNLVGTWAELTELMALAERGLVELATAEYRLADANKALHDLNAGKIHGRAVLIP
- a CDS encoding cytochrome c family protein — protein: MPLPAAKPLDGAMLFKHQCATCHTTNLSDPVRQGPSLYKVVGRSAGRADGFHYSDGFAKADFVWDDARLDAWLTNPQALIPGAVMAYRQAKPETRAAIIAYLKELN
- a CDS encoding VOC family protein, producing the protein MAKPVHSMIRVLDEAKSLDFYKRAFGLDVADHLKFSDFALIYLRHPSSPFEVELTVNFDRKAAYALGDGYGHLAVVVDDVDAEHKRFERENLSPGPLRDFKHDGATLARFFFVADPDGYKIEVIQRGGRFG
- a CDS encoding gluconate 2-dehydrogenase subunit 3 family protein translates to MREVDRRSKYDRRVFLKGAAATAPAVAIATSMGLGVSDAWADDATTLTPATLKTLVKMARDIYPHDFLGDSYYITAVKPWDGKAAKDPAIKSLISDGITQLDRAANDRHKVPYVQVQWENDRVALLQQIEQTAFFQKIRSDLVVSLYIQKEVWPKFGYEGSSAEHGGYIKRGFADIDWLPKV
- a CDS encoding GMC family oxidoreductase, producing the protein MAKFDLNDSGVVVIVGSGAGGGTLGNELAQKGVKVVILEAGPRVENQDFVNDEWESFGQLAWSDMRTTSGSWRVAKDFPNLPAWIVKAVGGSTTHWAGASLRFDEHEFRIKSAYGEIPGANLLDWPITLAEMEPYYAKAEDKMGVTRTNGIPGLPGNNNFKVLEAGAKKLGYKDVHTGRMAINSEPRDGRGSCQQIGFCFQGCKSGAKWSTLYTEIPKGEATGNLEVRPGSMVIKIEHDASGKVTGVVYADETGTMQRQKARIVAVAGNSIESPRLLLNSASNMFSDGLANSSGQVGRNYMRHMTGSVYAVFEKSVHMYRGTTMAGIVRDEARNDPKRGFVGGYEMETLSIGLPFMAAFLNPGGWGRPFTSAMEGYPRMAGMWLVGEDMPQATNRITLDPKVKDKFGMPVANVHFDDHPNDIAMRAHAYKQGAAVYEAVGATVTYPTPPYPSTHNLGTNRMSEKPRDGVVNKFGQTHDIKNLFISDGSQFTSGAACNPTLSIVSLAIRQADYIAAAMQKKEI
- a CDS encoding ribbon-helix-helix domain-containing protein; amino-acid sequence: MCNLFARQPQRNYETQTRSLRIGGHCTSIRLELAFWDTLEEIAAKERMSLAKFLTTLHNEVLEHYGEVNNFTSLLRCCCLIYRSSGDSTKSDFVTPISVLRSSEPESRLSALERKRHEEAALALFK
- a CDS encoding LysR family transcriptional regulator, yielding MKVDLGELNAFVTVARAGGFRDGARSSGASASGLSEAVTRLEAQLGVRLLNRTTRTVAPTEAGQRLLERLGPAFAAVEAAVDVVNNYRDRPAGTLRLNVPVSAARLVLPTIVPRFLAAYPDIRLEIIAEDSFIDVLAAGCDAGIRYDERLEQDMMAIPIGPRIQRFATAASPNYLDRHGRPNHPRDLLNYACLGGRFSSGAMTAPWEFEREGEIVRVEPKGPLLVSVGTATDLAVAAAIAGTGIITLFEDWLHPYLARGQLEPVLEPWWQSFSGPFLYYPGRRLVPAPLRAFIDFVRGLPSHSVLGATSTA
- a CDS encoding aldo/keto reductase family oxidoreductase → MPNPAPTASFDLGDRRVKRLGYGAMQLAGPHVFGPPRDRAAALAVLRAAIASGVNHIDTADFYGPHVTNQLIREALHPYPKDLVIVTKIGARRGADASWNPAVSREELTQAVHDNLSNLGLDALDVVNFRVMIDAHGPAEGSIEAPLNVLADLQRQGLIRHIGLSNVTAAQVAEGRKICKIVCVQNQYNLAHRSDDALIDDLARDGIAYVPFFPLGGFTPLQSSTLTDVAASLGATPMQVALAWLLRRSPNILLIPGTSSVAHLRENLAAAELDLPDDAIDELNGLAGSPG
- a CDS encoding alpha/beta fold hydrolase; the protein is MDIGRRNAFKTLVGATLAAATAPQALARSVEIESRIARLNGCDIHYRVAGSGPTVMLLHGWPQTSFAWLGVMHRLADLYRLIAPDIRGTGLSEKTVSRFWISLGPTALPWSHSALCGPGALGCNTTLGPIIRPNILFHDARIFDLYHVRRRMHLAEKKAAETTLCFEIGSRMKDRPYSR